AAGAAGTCGCCGCTTTTAACAAATTCAAAACATTGGAAGCTGTTGCTTTCACATATTCTGCTCTCGCTTTTGCAAGATTCGTGACCACCACATAGAAAGGAGAAGTCTCCTTCTTCTCCAGATATTCGGAAGGAAGTCTATACTTAGTTCCGAATAAATAATCTATTAGATATTCTTGATCTAGAAAAGTTTTGCCTCGGAAAGGATTTAATAGAGAGATCAATTGGCTACCGGTGAGTTCTTTTCTCCAAATGTCCAAGATCCTCAAGCCGTCGGTATGATCCGTTTCATAGCCAGTAGTATAGTAAGCGGCCGCACAAGAGCCGGAAGAAACTCCTAAAATTAGATCGAAGTATGTAGAAGGCACCGCTTGGTTGATCGCATACAAAGCCCCACCTGCAAAGGAACCTTTCATTCCTCCACCTGCGACAACTAATGCCCTTGCGTCTTTTTTGGCTTTTGGTAGACCAAGGATCATTCCGGACTGCTCCGAATCTCCGGGAGAAAAATACGAACTCATCTAAAGATAAAATTTTCAACCCTTCTGCATTTGCAAGAAACTTGAAATTCCGGATCTCAAATTCGATTTCCTTTTTCCTCCTAAATCGAAACTTTTTTGCAACCATGTTGGAGGGTTGGGCGGTTCCTCGCGTCGATCGGACCAGGCTACTACGGGTTCGCGCATTCGCGCTCATCCTGGCTTCGCCAGGACTAAAGCCCTTCGTATCCTTACCGCGACGAAACAGAGTTAAATTTGAAATGGAACGGGACATCCGAATTTACGAGAACTAATCTCTCTGCGGAAATCTAATGAGGAATTGGATTATCGTCCTATTCGATTATAAATCCGGAAATGGAATAGATTCCACGACACGGAGGATTATTTACTCCTACCCATGCGGGAGTTCCTTCAATAATTACGGAACC
This genomic stretch from Leptospira neocaledonica harbors:
- a CDS encoding patatin-like phospholipase family protein — translated: MSSYFSPGDSEQSGMILGLPKAKKDARALVVAGGGMKGSFAGGALYAINQAVPSTYFDLILGVSSGSCAAAYYTTGYETDHTDGLRILDIWRKELTGSQLISLLNPFRGKTFLDQEYLIDYLFGTKYRLPSEYLEKKETSPFYVVVTNLAKARAEYVKATASNVLNLLKAATSLPIATRGKWKLGGQYYGDGGISDPIPVESVIQAGYKDITVVLNSPEDEFSDPIPGFQGWLSYPSNKKLSHMITKVHHTMYNRAVHIIHSPPKGVKIRVISPDESELSMVTTSSKLLNRSVTKGMEAGQRLVANMIAEISGLRNKSKLLRKFLLPTIKPDEGKS